One Mugil cephalus isolate CIBA_MC_2020 chromosome 8, CIBA_Mcephalus_1.1, whole genome shotgun sequence genomic window carries:
- the gak gene encoding cyclin-G-associated kinase isoform X2: MSLFQSALDFLAGPGSSGAAGRDQNDFVGQVVELGDMKLRIKRVIAEGGFAFVYEAQDMSSGKDYALKRLLSNEEEKNKEIIQEVCFMKKLSGHPNMVQFCSAASISKEESDTGQAEFLILTELCKGQLVDFIKRVEQRAPLSCDTVLKIFYQACRSVQHMHKQKPPIIHRDLKVENLLISNQGTIKLCDFGSATTVSHYPDYSWSAQKRSMVEDEITRNTTPAYRTPEMIDLYSNFPINEKQDIWALGCILYLLCFKQHPFEEGAKLQIVNGKYSIPQNDIKYTVYHDLIRSMLKVNPEERLSITELVNQLQEIAAARNVNPKSPITELLEQNGGFGNNGAQLPMQIHNVHNNAGVYDPDQSGSGLFDILKGGTERFLTNIKDTSSKVIQSVASYAKGDLDISYITSRIAVMSFPAEGVESAIKNNIEDVRLFLDSRHAGHYAVYNLSKRSYRPSRFHNRVSECNWQVRRAPNLRSLYSVCKNMHLWLKQDQRNICIVHCLDGRAASAVAVCSFLCFCRLFTTAEAAVYMFSMKRCPPGIAPSHKRYIEYMCDMMAEEPIVPHSKPVIIRSIIMTPVPLFNKQRNGCRPFCEVYVGDERVLTTSQEYDRMKDFKIEDGRAEIPLNVTVQGDVLVVIYHARSTLGGRLQAKMASMKMFQIQFHTGFVPRNATTVKFAKYDLDACDIQEKYPDLFQVNLDIEVDPRDRPSAKSPPWEGFQTKGLNPKILFSSRDEQQEILSKFGKPELPRQPGSSAFYDSESPQTAQTPENATEPESPINDDNNSNNFFQTLDWEDVRGTQDASGSQGGGSMNDQEDLSDQSEGESCSYSVPSGEPLSRDPSEPLFDADFQTPPPAAQESPLDDTADLLGLNSDLEPPSMSSNVTTAPHKVDQGGLKAASSNSDLLNDLFAPPAAQTGAVQKDLFFSGPTSDATPDSKPMGDLFDPFGMGSSSGVGSSVASSRQASGPDLFGDLLASDSSATSGFNSANSNQTPASNTSLFNLNKHVNDVPKMTSSASQPDLLGGWDSWAAGTTASIGTASSKPKYTNMASGASSMSKAKSQTFDPFADLGNLSSNLPGPSSGNFSGPSFNTKGPSSSAKPQAQSWQSGRPTSAQNKSWLPGSGSGSASAPKASSVSQPAGAQPTKPNYNLNFSSVIGGREERGVRGPGFGPKPKVKEDDFEDLLSTQGFASKLNQKGPRTIAEMRREEITKDMDPLKLQILDWIEGKERNIRALLSTLHTVLWEGETRWKPVGMADLVTPDQVKKYYRKAVLVVHPDKATGQSYEQYAKMIFMELNDAWSEFENQGSKALF, encoded by the exons ATGTCTCTGTTCCAGTCGGCACTGGATTTCCTAGCCGGGCCCGGCTCGTCCGGAGCGGCCGGCCGGGACCAGAACGACTTCGTCGGACAAGTCGTTGAGCTGGGCGACATGAAACTGAGGATCAAGAGAGTGATTGCCGAAG gAGGATTCGCCTTCGTGTACGAGGCCCAGGACATGAGCAGTGGCAAAGACTATGCCCTTAAG AGGCTGTTGTCcaatgaagaagagaagaacaaaGAAATCATACAGGAAGTCTGCTTCATG AAAAAGCTGTCGGGTCATCCAAACATGGTTCAGTTCTGCTCTGCTGCATCTATCAGTAAGGAGGAATCAGACACTGGACAGGCTGAGTTCCTGATCCTCACTGAGCTGTGTAAAG GTCAGCTGGTGGACTTCATAAAGCGGGTTGAGCAGAGGGCTCCCCTGTCATGTGACACTGTGCTGAAAATCTTCTACCAGGCGTGCCGCTCTGTGCAGcacatgcacaaacagaaaCCTCCAATCATACACAGAGACCTCAAG GTTGAGAACCTCTTGATTAGTAACCAGGGCACTATCAAGCTGTGTGACTTTGGCAGCGCCACCACAGTATCACATTACCCCGACTACAGCTGGTCAGCACAGAAGAGGTCCATGGTGGAGGAtgag ATCACAAGGAACACCACTCCAGCATACCGAACACCAGAGATGATCGATCTCTACTCCAACTTTCCCATCAATGAGAAACAAGATATCTGG GCCCTTGGATGCATCCTCTACCTGCTGTGTTTTAAGCAGCATCCATTTGAGGAGGGCGCAAAGCTCCAAATTGTCAACGGAAAATACTCTATCCCTCAGAACGATATCAAGTACACTGTGTATCACGACCTCATAC GTTCCATGTTGAAGGTTAACCCAGAGGAGCGTCTGTCTATTACAGAGCTCGTCAACCAGCTCCAGGAGATAGCAGCGGCACGCAACGTCAACCCCAAGTCTCCCATTACggag ctgctggagcagAACGGAGGCTTTGGCAACAACGGAGCACAGCTGCCCATGCAGATCCACAACGTCCACAACAATGCAG GCGTGTATGATCCTGATCAGTCGGGCAGCGGCCTCTTTGATATCTTAAAGGGAGGAACAGAGCGCTTCCTGACCAACATTAAGGACACTTCCTCTAAGGTTATTCAGTCCGTAGCCAG CTACGCCAAAGGTGACTTGGATATTTCATACATCACCTCCAGAATAGCAG tcatgTCTTTCCCAGCAGAAGGGGTGGAGTCTGCAATAAAGAACAACATTGAGGATGTCCGTCTGTTCCTGGATTCACGTCATGCTGGCCACTATGCTGTCTACAACCTCTCTAAACGATCATACAGGCCTTCTCGATTCCACAACAGG GTTTCAGAGTGTAACTGGCAGGTGCGACGTGCCCCAAACCTCCGCAGTCTCTACAGTGTGTGCAAGAACATGCATCTATGGCTCAAACAGGACCAGAGGAACATCTGTATAGTGCACTGTCTG GATGGCAGGGCAGCGTCAGCAGTGGCAGTTTGCTCCTTCTTGTGTTTCTGCCGGCTTTTCACCACAGCTGAGGCTGCTGTTTACATGTTCTCAATGAAACGCTGTCCACCTGGCATAGCACCCTCACACAAGAG GTACATAGAGTATATGTGTGACATGATGGCAGAGGAGCCCATCGTCCCTCACAGCAAGCCCGTAATTATCCGCTCCATCATCATGACTCCGGTGCCGCTGTTCAACAAGCAACGAAATGGGTGCAGGCCATTCTGTGAGGTTTATGTTGGAGATGAGCGGGTCCTAACAACATCACAGGAGTATGACAGGATGAA GGACTTTAAGATAGAAGATGGGAGAGCAGAGATTCCCCTCAATGTCACAGTTCAGGGAGATGTGCTGGTGGTGATCTACCATGCAAGATCAACGCTTGGAGGACGCCTGCAGGCAAAG atggcatccatgaaaatgtttcagatccAGTTCCACACAGGCTTTGTGCCGAGAAACGCAACCACTGTCAAATTTGCCAA GTATGATTTGGATGCCTGTGACATCCAGGAGAAGTACCCAGACCTGTTCCAGGTCAACTTGGACATTGAAGTGGACCCCAGAGACCGACCCAGCGCCAAGTCCCCTCCGTGGGAGGGCTTCCAAACCAAGGGCCTCAACCCCAAGATCCTTTTTTCCTCTCGTGATGAACAGCAGGAGATCCTTAGTAAATTCG GTAAGCCTGAGCTGCCTCGTCAACCAGGTTCCTCTGCATTTTATGACTCAGAGTCACCCCAGACTGCTCAGACCCCAGAGAATGCAACGGAACCAGAATCTCCGATAAATGATGATAACAACTCCAACAACTTCTTCCAGACACTGGATTGGGAAG ATGTGCGTGGCACTCAGGATGCCTCAGGCAGCCAAGGAGGAGGATCCATGAATGACCAGGAGGACTTGAGTGATCAGTCAGAGGGGGAGTCCTGCTCTTACTCTGTCCCCAGTGGGGAACCGCTGTCACGTGACCCCAGCGAACCACTATTTGATGCTGACTTCCAG acccctcctcctgcagcccaGGAGTCTCCTCTTGATGATACAGCTGACCTCTTGGGGTTGAACTCTGACCTGGAACCTCCTTCCATGTCCTCAAACGTTACCACTGCTCCTCATAAAGTAGACCAGGGAGGTCTCAAAGCTGCTTCTAGCAACAGCGATCTCCTCAATGACTTGTTTGCGCCTCCTGCTGCTCAGACAGGCGCAGTGCAGAAAGACTTGTTTTTCAGTGGGCCAACCAGTGACGCTACGCCAGACTCGAAGC CCATGGGCGACCTGTTCGATCCatttgggatggggtctagctCTGGTGTCGGCTCTAGTGTTGCTTCATCTCGACAAGCGTCTGGACCGGACCTGTTTGGGGATTTGTTGGCCTCTGATAGTTCAGCTACCAGCGGATTTAATTCAGCTAACAGTAACCAGACTCCCGCTTCCAACACCAGCCTCTTCAACCTTA ATAAGCATGTGAATGACGTCCCTaagatgacatcatcagccAGCCAACCAGACCTGCTGGGTGGATGGGACAGCTGGGCAGCTGGCACCACTGCTAGTATAGGCACTGCCTCCAGCAAACCCAAATACACCAATATGG CTTCTGGTGCGTCATCGATGTCAAAAGCCAAGTCTCAGACCTTTGATCCTTTTGCTGACCTAGGAAATCTGAGCTCCAATTTACCAG GTCCCTCCAGTGGCAATTTTTCTGGGCCTTCATTTAACACGAAGggtccttcctcctctgctaagCCTCAAGCCCAGTCCTGGCAGTCTGGAAGACCCACATCAGCCCAGAACAAATCTTGGCTGCCAGGATCAGGATCTGGATCGGCATCTGCACCCAAAGCATCCTCAGTGTCTCAGCCAGCAGGTGCTCAGCCCACAAAACCCAATTACAATCTCAACTTCTCTAGCGTCATCGgtggcagagaggagagaggagttcGTGGGCCTGGATTTG GCCCCAAACCAAAGGTGAAGGAGGATGATTTTGAGGACCTGCTGTCAACTCAGGGTTTTGCTTCTAAGCTTAATCAGAAGGGACCAAGGACCATTGCTGAAATGAGAAGAGAGGAAATCACAAAAGACATGGATCCTCTTAAATTACAG ATTTTGGACTGGATTGAAGGGAAAGAGCGAAACATCAGAGCGCTGCTATCGACTCTGCACACAGTGTTGTGGGAGGGGGAAACCCGCTGGAAACCTGTGGGCATGGCTGACCTGGTCACACCCGACCAGGTGAAGAAGTACTACAGAAAGGCTGTGCTGGTTGTCCATCCAGATAAG gcaACAGGCCAGTCTTATGAACAGTACGCTAAGATGATCTTCATGGAACTGAACGATGCCTGGTCAGAGTTTGAGAACCAAGGATCCAAAGCACTGTTCTAA
- the gak gene encoding cyclin-G-associated kinase isoform X1, whose translation MSLFQSALDFLAGPGSSGAAGRDQNDFVGQVVELGDMKLRIKRVIAEGGFAFVYEAQDMSSGKDYALKRLLSNEEEKNKEIIQEVCFMKKLSGHPNMVQFCSAASISKEESDTGQAEFLILTELCKGQLVDFIKRVEQRAPLSCDTVLKIFYQACRSVQHMHKQKPPIIHRDLKVENLLISNQGTIKLCDFGSATTVSHYPDYSWSAQKRSMVEDEITRNTTPAYRTPEMIDLYSNFPINEKQDIWALGCILYLLCFKQHPFEEGAKLQIVNGKYSIPQNDIKYTVYHDLIRSMLKVNPEERLSITELVNQLQEIAAARNVNPKSPITELLEQNGGFGNNGAQLPMQIHNVHNNAGVYDPDQSGSGLFDILKGGTERFLTNIKDTSSKVIQSVASNPSYAKGDLDISYITSRIAVMSFPAEGVESAIKNNIEDVRLFLDSRHAGHYAVYNLSKRSYRPSRFHNRVSECNWQVRRAPNLRSLYSVCKNMHLWLKQDQRNICIVHCLDGRAASAVAVCSFLCFCRLFTTAEAAVYMFSMKRCPPGIAPSHKRYIEYMCDMMAEEPIVPHSKPVIIRSIIMTPVPLFNKQRNGCRPFCEVYVGDERVLTTSQEYDRMKDFKIEDGRAEIPLNVTVQGDVLVVIYHARSTLGGRLQAKMASMKMFQIQFHTGFVPRNATTVKFAKYDLDACDIQEKYPDLFQVNLDIEVDPRDRPSAKSPPWEGFQTKGLNPKILFSSRDEQQEILSKFGKPELPRQPGSSAFYDSESPQTAQTPENATEPESPINDDNNSNNFFQTLDWEDVRGTQDASGSQGGGSMNDQEDLSDQSEGESCSYSVPSGEPLSRDPSEPLFDADFQTPPPAAQESPLDDTADLLGLNSDLEPPSMSSNVTTAPHKVDQGGLKAASSNSDLLNDLFAPPAAQTGAVQKDLFFSGPTSDATPDSKPMGDLFDPFGMGSSSGVGSSVASSRQASGPDLFGDLLASDSSATSGFNSANSNQTPASNTSLFNLNKHVNDVPKMTSSASQPDLLGGWDSWAAGTTASIGTASSKPKYTNMASGASSMSKAKSQTFDPFADLGNLSSNLPGPSSGNFSGPSFNTKGPSSSAKPQAQSWQSGRPTSAQNKSWLPGSGSGSASAPKASSVSQPAGAQPTKPNYNLNFSSVIGGREERGVRGPGFGPKPKVKEDDFEDLLSTQGFASKLNQKGPRTIAEMRREEITKDMDPLKLQILDWIEGKERNIRALLSTLHTVLWEGETRWKPVGMADLVTPDQVKKYYRKAVLVVHPDKATGQSYEQYAKMIFMELNDAWSEFENQGSKALF comes from the exons ATGTCTCTGTTCCAGTCGGCACTGGATTTCCTAGCCGGGCCCGGCTCGTCCGGAGCGGCCGGCCGGGACCAGAACGACTTCGTCGGACAAGTCGTTGAGCTGGGCGACATGAAACTGAGGATCAAGAGAGTGATTGCCGAAG gAGGATTCGCCTTCGTGTACGAGGCCCAGGACATGAGCAGTGGCAAAGACTATGCCCTTAAG AGGCTGTTGTCcaatgaagaagagaagaacaaaGAAATCATACAGGAAGTCTGCTTCATG AAAAAGCTGTCGGGTCATCCAAACATGGTTCAGTTCTGCTCTGCTGCATCTATCAGTAAGGAGGAATCAGACACTGGACAGGCTGAGTTCCTGATCCTCACTGAGCTGTGTAAAG GTCAGCTGGTGGACTTCATAAAGCGGGTTGAGCAGAGGGCTCCCCTGTCATGTGACACTGTGCTGAAAATCTTCTACCAGGCGTGCCGCTCTGTGCAGcacatgcacaaacagaaaCCTCCAATCATACACAGAGACCTCAAG GTTGAGAACCTCTTGATTAGTAACCAGGGCACTATCAAGCTGTGTGACTTTGGCAGCGCCACCACAGTATCACATTACCCCGACTACAGCTGGTCAGCACAGAAGAGGTCCATGGTGGAGGAtgag ATCACAAGGAACACCACTCCAGCATACCGAACACCAGAGATGATCGATCTCTACTCCAACTTTCCCATCAATGAGAAACAAGATATCTGG GCCCTTGGATGCATCCTCTACCTGCTGTGTTTTAAGCAGCATCCATTTGAGGAGGGCGCAAAGCTCCAAATTGTCAACGGAAAATACTCTATCCCTCAGAACGATATCAAGTACACTGTGTATCACGACCTCATAC GTTCCATGTTGAAGGTTAACCCAGAGGAGCGTCTGTCTATTACAGAGCTCGTCAACCAGCTCCAGGAGATAGCAGCGGCACGCAACGTCAACCCCAAGTCTCCCATTACggag ctgctggagcagAACGGAGGCTTTGGCAACAACGGAGCACAGCTGCCCATGCAGATCCACAACGTCCACAACAATGCAG GCGTGTATGATCCTGATCAGTCGGGCAGCGGCCTCTTTGATATCTTAAAGGGAGGAACAGAGCGCTTCCTGACCAACATTAAGGACACTTCCTCTAAGGTTATTCAGTCCGTAGCCAG CAACCCAAG CTACGCCAAAGGTGACTTGGATATTTCATACATCACCTCCAGAATAGCAG tcatgTCTTTCCCAGCAGAAGGGGTGGAGTCTGCAATAAAGAACAACATTGAGGATGTCCGTCTGTTCCTGGATTCACGTCATGCTGGCCACTATGCTGTCTACAACCTCTCTAAACGATCATACAGGCCTTCTCGATTCCACAACAGG GTTTCAGAGTGTAACTGGCAGGTGCGACGTGCCCCAAACCTCCGCAGTCTCTACAGTGTGTGCAAGAACATGCATCTATGGCTCAAACAGGACCAGAGGAACATCTGTATAGTGCACTGTCTG GATGGCAGGGCAGCGTCAGCAGTGGCAGTTTGCTCCTTCTTGTGTTTCTGCCGGCTTTTCACCACAGCTGAGGCTGCTGTTTACATGTTCTCAATGAAACGCTGTCCACCTGGCATAGCACCCTCACACAAGAG GTACATAGAGTATATGTGTGACATGATGGCAGAGGAGCCCATCGTCCCTCACAGCAAGCCCGTAATTATCCGCTCCATCATCATGACTCCGGTGCCGCTGTTCAACAAGCAACGAAATGGGTGCAGGCCATTCTGTGAGGTTTATGTTGGAGATGAGCGGGTCCTAACAACATCACAGGAGTATGACAGGATGAA GGACTTTAAGATAGAAGATGGGAGAGCAGAGATTCCCCTCAATGTCACAGTTCAGGGAGATGTGCTGGTGGTGATCTACCATGCAAGATCAACGCTTGGAGGACGCCTGCAGGCAAAG atggcatccatgaaaatgtttcagatccAGTTCCACACAGGCTTTGTGCCGAGAAACGCAACCACTGTCAAATTTGCCAA GTATGATTTGGATGCCTGTGACATCCAGGAGAAGTACCCAGACCTGTTCCAGGTCAACTTGGACATTGAAGTGGACCCCAGAGACCGACCCAGCGCCAAGTCCCCTCCGTGGGAGGGCTTCCAAACCAAGGGCCTCAACCCCAAGATCCTTTTTTCCTCTCGTGATGAACAGCAGGAGATCCTTAGTAAATTCG GTAAGCCTGAGCTGCCTCGTCAACCAGGTTCCTCTGCATTTTATGACTCAGAGTCACCCCAGACTGCTCAGACCCCAGAGAATGCAACGGAACCAGAATCTCCGATAAATGATGATAACAACTCCAACAACTTCTTCCAGACACTGGATTGGGAAG ATGTGCGTGGCACTCAGGATGCCTCAGGCAGCCAAGGAGGAGGATCCATGAATGACCAGGAGGACTTGAGTGATCAGTCAGAGGGGGAGTCCTGCTCTTACTCTGTCCCCAGTGGGGAACCGCTGTCACGTGACCCCAGCGAACCACTATTTGATGCTGACTTCCAG acccctcctcctgcagcccaGGAGTCTCCTCTTGATGATACAGCTGACCTCTTGGGGTTGAACTCTGACCTGGAACCTCCTTCCATGTCCTCAAACGTTACCACTGCTCCTCATAAAGTAGACCAGGGAGGTCTCAAAGCTGCTTCTAGCAACAGCGATCTCCTCAATGACTTGTTTGCGCCTCCTGCTGCTCAGACAGGCGCAGTGCAGAAAGACTTGTTTTTCAGTGGGCCAACCAGTGACGCTACGCCAGACTCGAAGC CCATGGGCGACCTGTTCGATCCatttgggatggggtctagctCTGGTGTCGGCTCTAGTGTTGCTTCATCTCGACAAGCGTCTGGACCGGACCTGTTTGGGGATTTGTTGGCCTCTGATAGTTCAGCTACCAGCGGATTTAATTCAGCTAACAGTAACCAGACTCCCGCTTCCAACACCAGCCTCTTCAACCTTA ATAAGCATGTGAATGACGTCCCTaagatgacatcatcagccAGCCAACCAGACCTGCTGGGTGGATGGGACAGCTGGGCAGCTGGCACCACTGCTAGTATAGGCACTGCCTCCAGCAAACCCAAATACACCAATATGG CTTCTGGTGCGTCATCGATGTCAAAAGCCAAGTCTCAGACCTTTGATCCTTTTGCTGACCTAGGAAATCTGAGCTCCAATTTACCAG GTCCCTCCAGTGGCAATTTTTCTGGGCCTTCATTTAACACGAAGggtccttcctcctctgctaagCCTCAAGCCCAGTCCTGGCAGTCTGGAAGACCCACATCAGCCCAGAACAAATCTTGGCTGCCAGGATCAGGATCTGGATCGGCATCTGCACCCAAAGCATCCTCAGTGTCTCAGCCAGCAGGTGCTCAGCCCACAAAACCCAATTACAATCTCAACTTCTCTAGCGTCATCGgtggcagagaggagagaggagttcGTGGGCCTGGATTTG GCCCCAAACCAAAGGTGAAGGAGGATGATTTTGAGGACCTGCTGTCAACTCAGGGTTTTGCTTCTAAGCTTAATCAGAAGGGACCAAGGACCATTGCTGAAATGAGAAGAGAGGAAATCACAAAAGACATGGATCCTCTTAAATTACAG ATTTTGGACTGGATTGAAGGGAAAGAGCGAAACATCAGAGCGCTGCTATCGACTCTGCACACAGTGTTGTGGGAGGGGGAAACCCGCTGGAAACCTGTGGGCATGGCTGACCTGGTCACACCCGACCAGGTGAAGAAGTACTACAGAAAGGCTGTGCTGGTTGTCCATCCAGATAAG gcaACAGGCCAGTCTTATGAACAGTACGCTAAGATGATCTTCATGGAACTGAACGATGCCTGGTCAGAGTTTGAGAACCAAGGATCCAAAGCACTGTTCTAA
- the LOC125012245 gene encoding magnetosome-associated protein MamJ-like isoform X1 gives MPSKRKKNKRRMRRVQAQRRVLEEQHAAHPPIKASPGIAVSAPPAATPKKAAKTPAPPKEKIPKAVPTEVPIVEIPKVEPKPVVKEPVAEPVPVVVEAQQEAVLLEQIQAEAEVPEEVPVAETPPVELYEVEAVVLQEVETIAPEEEPQPEVKLPAEAPLEAPADTEVQTFDITTEKTEIEQTHDCEPQTEVEAEALIEGDTVTEVEVEVAATEDTAVPAPVTEASEEPVEEVLSSDHVSAETEPAETDAAETEPAETEPAETHPAEIDPAETDPAETHPAEIDPAETDPAETDPAETEPAETDEVVTESAPESEANEAVTETPEPDQMNEAADSPAAPTEEEKDDIKVEVFTEDEAPEVPAEPVTINEDAPVQSVEVPVVPDDIPETPKEEAAALITEGKEDVADTLVDDFVLTESVSAAEAAVAESPADQQETVAALDTLSTQTQSMDDTPAESEPAEPAALPAEGMITDAAAAAVAAVAAAAAAAEQAGLDMLPEEPKSEICDMPCQMQLAVESAQLSSMEMSVETALNTHIVPEVSIEG, from the exons ATGCCCAGcaagaggaaaaagaacaaGCGTCGCATGAGGAGGGTG CAGGCACAGAGGAGAGTGCTTGAAGAGCAGCATGCAGCCCACCCACCGATCAAAGCCAGCCCTGGGATTGCAGTGAGTGCACCCCCTGCAGCAACACCAAAGAAAGCAGCTAAAACACCAGCACCACCTAAAGAAAAGATCCCAAAGGCTGTCCCCACTGAAGTCCCCATTGTGGAGATCCCCAAAGTAGAACCAAAGCCAGTTGTGAAAGAACCTGTTGCAGAGCCTGTCCCTGTTGTGGTAGAGGCTCAACAAGAGGCTGTGTTGTTGGAACAGATTCAAGCAGAAGCTGAAGTCCCTGAAGAGGTTCCAGTTGCTGAGACTCCACCAGTGGAACTCTATGAGGTTGAAGCTGTTGTACTACAGGAGGTTGAAACTATTGCTCCCGAAGAAGAACCACAACCTGAG GTCAAACTTCCAGCCGAGGCTCCACTGGAAGCTCCTGCTGACACTGAA GTTCAGACATTTGACATTACAACCGAAAAGACAGAGATTGAACAA ACGCATGACTGTGAGCCACAGACTGAAGTGGAAGCTGAGGCCTTGATAGAAGGAGACACCGTGACTGAGGTAGAAGTGGAGGTGGCTGCCACAGAAGATACCGCTGTACCGGCACCAGTAACGGAAGCCTCTGAAGAACCAGTGGAAGAAGTACTCAGCAGTGACCACGTTTCTGCTGAGACAGAACCGGCTGAGACAGACGCTGCTGAGACAGAACCGGCTGAGACAGAACCGGCTGAGACACACCCTGCTGAGATCGACCCTGCTGAGACAGACCCGGCTGAGACACACCCTGCTGAGATCGACCCTGCTGAGACAGACCCGGCTGAGACAGACCCGGCTGAGACAGAACCGGCTGAGACAGATGAGGTGGTTACAGAAAGTGCTCCTGAATCAGAGGCAAACGAAGCTGTCACAGAGACACCTGAGCCTGACCAAATGAATGAAGCAGCTGACAGTCCTGCAGCCCCaactgaggaggaaaaggatGACATTAAAGTGGAAGTGTTTACTGAAGACGAAGCTCCTGAAGTCCCTGCTGAGCCTGTTACAATCAATGAG GATGCTCCTGTCCAGTCTGTGGAAGTCCCAGTG GTTCCAGACGACATCCCTGAGACTCCAAAAGAAgaggctgcagctctgattACTGAAGGAAAAGAG GACGTTGCCGACACACTGGTTGATGACTTTGTTCTCACAGAATCTGtctcagcagcagaggctgcTGTTGCTGAATCTCCTGCTGACCAGCAG GAAACTGTGGCTGCGCTTGACACACTCAGCACCCAGACACAGTCCATGGATGATACTCCTGCTGAGTCAGAGCCCGCAGAGCCCGCTGCTTTACCTGCAGAGGGAATGATCACT gatgctgccgctgctgccgttgctgctgttgctgcagctgcagctgctgctgagcaGGCAGGTCTGGATATGCTGCCGGAGGAGCCAAAGTCAGAAATCTGCGATATGCCGTGTCAGATGCAGCTCGCCGTTGAGTCTGCGCAGCTCAGCTCAATG GAGATGTCAGTGGAAACAGCGTTGAATACACACATTGTTCCAGAGGTCTCCATTGAGGGCTAG
- the LOC125012245 gene encoding fibrous sheath CABYR-binding protein-like isoform X2 has product MGLVFSWLWGQKQAPPLLDVEMETQVKLPAEAPLEAPADTEVQTFDITTEKTEIEQTHDCEPQTEVEAEALIEGDTVTEVEVEVAATEDTAVPAPVTEASEEPVEEVLSSDHVSAETEPAETDAAETEPAETEPAETHPAEIDPAETDPAETHPAEIDPAETDPAETDPAETEPAETDEVVTESAPESEANEAVTETPEPDQMNEAADSPAAPTEEEKDDIKVEVFTEDEAPEVPAEPVTINEDAPVQSVEVPVVPDDIPETPKEEAAALITEGKEDVADTLVDDFVLTESVSAAEAAVAESPADQQETVAALDTLSTQTQSMDDTPAESEPAEPAALPAEGMITDAAAAAVAAVAAAAAAAEQAGLDMLPEEPKSEICDMPCQMQLAVESAQLSSMEMSVETALNTHIVPEVSIEG; this is encoded by the exons ATGGGACTCGTATTCAGCTGGCTTTGGGGCCAAAAACAGGCCCCACCACTTTTGGATGTCGAAATGGAGACTCAG GTCAAACTTCCAGCCGAGGCTCCACTGGAAGCTCCTGCTGACACTGAA GTTCAGACATTTGACATTACAACCGAAAAGACAGAGATTGAACAA ACGCATGACTGTGAGCCACAGACTGAAGTGGAAGCTGAGGCCTTGATAGAAGGAGACACCGTGACTGAGGTAGAAGTGGAGGTGGCTGCCACAGAAGATACCGCTGTACCGGCACCAGTAACGGAAGCCTCTGAAGAACCAGTGGAAGAAGTACTCAGCAGTGACCACGTTTCTGCTGAGACAGAACCGGCTGAGACAGACGCTGCTGAGACAGAACCGGCTGAGACAGAACCGGCTGAGACACACCCTGCTGAGATCGACCCTGCTGAGACAGACCCGGCTGAGACACACCCTGCTGAGATCGACCCTGCTGAGACAGACCCGGCTGAGACAGACCCGGCTGAGACAGAACCGGCTGAGACAGATGAGGTGGTTACAGAAAGTGCTCCTGAATCAGAGGCAAACGAAGCTGTCACAGAGACACCTGAGCCTGACCAAATGAATGAAGCAGCTGACAGTCCTGCAGCCCCaactgaggaggaaaaggatGACATTAAAGTGGAAGTGTTTACTGAAGACGAAGCTCCTGAAGTCCCTGCTGAGCCTGTTACAATCAATGAG GATGCTCCTGTCCAGTCTGTGGAAGTCCCAGTG GTTCCAGACGACATCCCTGAGACTCCAAAAGAAgaggctgcagctctgattACTGAAGGAAAAGAG GACGTTGCCGACACACTGGTTGATGACTTTGTTCTCACAGAATCTGtctcagcagcagaggctgcTGTTGCTGAATCTCCTGCTGACCAGCAG GAAACTGTGGCTGCGCTTGACACACTCAGCACCCAGACACAGTCCATGGATGATACTCCTGCTGAGTCAGAGCCCGCAGAGCCCGCTGCTTTACCTGCAGAGGGAATGATCACT gatgctgccgctgctgccgttgctgctgttgctgcagctgcagctgctgctgagcaGGCAGGTCTGGATATGCTGCCGGAGGAGCCAAAGTCAGAAATCTGCGATATGCCGTGTCAGATGCAGCTCGCCGTTGAGTCTGCGCAGCTCAGCTCAATG GAGATGTCAGTGGAAACAGCGTTGAATACACACATTGTTCCAGAGGTCTCCATTGAGGGCTAG